From the genome of Spinacia oleracea cultivar Varoflay chromosome 2, BTI_SOV_V1, whole genome shotgun sequence, one region includes:
- the LOC110800768 gene encoding uncharacterized protein, translating to MASDQEEDEFLGFSDDEGDGTNSDSDYDDDEATQNAVSEVNAHQIGDFEQNQQLPDLNEVGQEYAQECEVGPQHTSGISDNHSVPFLFDLNMPTQQEFPPSPIHQTETEQNHHKPRTPRINNELRLEILLFLLLRKEKHSDELIHGTNRQAVIKFGYTRKTIRLIWQRALAHKAAMDSYFYDSKYHNCGRKRIQVTYESIASIAMGDRTTIIDLARMLNLSPTTVWRMVKRKQIKPHSSPLNPGISEECKMARMKWVLGLLMDYSIPNDPTYYSMYDFIHIDEKWFYLTQKSQRVYLANNEPFPHRKGKSRTKIPKFMFMAAVARPRWGQDGQCEWDGKLGIFPFTDAVAAKRTSKNRVKGTIETKPIKSVNQIATRAMLINYLIPAIKEKWPPHEGERVIYIIQDNAKAHILQNDQEWQQHYKQDGFTLILTQQPANSPDCNILDLGFFRSIQSLMHKKMPKTVEDLSGAVTEAYNELHAKTLSNV from the coding sequence atggcttcagatcaagaggaGGACGAGTTCCTCGGTTTTTCCGATGATGAAGGAGACGGCACGAACTCTGATTCagattatgatgatgatgaagcaaCCCAAAATGCTGTAAGTGAAGTAAATGCTCATCAAATAGGGGACTTTGAGCAAAATCAACAATTGCCAGATCTGAATGAAGTGGGACAAGAATATGCACAAGAATGTGAAGTGGGACCACAGCATACATCAGGTATATCAGATAACCACTCAGttccatttttgtttgatttgaacatgCCAACACAACAAGAGTTCCCACCATCTCCAATTCATCAAACAGAAACAGAGCAAAATCATCATAAGCCTAGAACCCCAAGGATTAACAACGAATTAAGGTTGGAAATCTTGTTGTTCCTTCTCTTAAGAAAAGAAAAGCATTCAGATGAACTCATTCATGGGACAAATAGGCAGGCTGTTATAAAGTTTGGTTACACAAGGAAGACAATTAGACTAATATGGCAGAGAGCATTGGCACATAAGGCAGCCATGGATTCGTATTTCTATGATAGCAAATATCACAACTGTGGGAGGAAGAGAATTCAAGTAACATATGAGTCTATAGCCTCCATAGCCATGGGGGATAGAACAACCATTATTGATCTAGCAAGGATGCTCAATTTGAGTCCCACAACAGTTTGGAGAATGGTGAAAAGAAAACAGATAAAACCACATTCAAGTCCATTGAATCCAGGCATTTCAGAAGAATGCAAGATGGCAAGGATGAAGTGGGTACTTGGTCTCTTAATGGACTACTCAATACCAAATGATCCCACATATTACAGCATGTATGATTTCATTCACATCGATGAGAAATGGTTCTATCTTACACAAAAAAGTCAAAGAGTTTATTTAGCAAACAATGAACCATTTCCACACAGGAAGGGAAAATCAAGAACTAAGATTCCAAAGTTCATGTTTATGGCAGCAGTAGCAAGGCCAAGGTGGGGACAAGATGGGCAGTGTGAGTGGGATGGGAAACTTGGTATATTTCCATTCACAGATGCAGTGGCAGCAAAGAGaacatccaaaaatagagtcaagGGGACAATTGAGACTAAACCAATCAAGTCAGTTAATCAGATTGCAACTAGGGCCATGCTAATCAACTACCTAATCCCAGCAATTAAAGAGAAATGGCCACCACATGAGGGGGAAAGGGTGATATACATCATTCAAGACAATGCAAAGgcacacattttgcaaaatgatCAAGAATGGCAGCAACATTACAAGCAAGATGGCTTCACATTGATATTGACTCAGCAGCcagcaaacagtccagattgTAACATATTAGACTTGGGGTTCTTTAGGTCAATTCAATCACTAATGCACAAAAAGATGCCTAAAACAGTTGAAGATTTAAGTGGTGCTGTGACTGAGGCATATAATGAACTGCATGCAAAGACTCTATCTAATGTGTGA